From Mucilaginibacter rubeus, a single genomic window includes:
- the rpsD gene encoding 30S ribosomal protein S4: MARYTGPKSKIARRFREPIFGPDKALERKNYPPGQHGASKRRGKQSEYSTQLQEKQKVKYTYGVLERQFENLFHRASAKEGITGENLLKFLEARLDNAVFRLGIAPTRSAARQLVNHKHITVNGAVVNIASYALKAGDVVAVREKSKSLEAITTSVAGRRINKYSWLEWDANNLTGKFLNYPNRDEIPENIKENLIVELYSK; encoded by the coding sequence TTTCCGTGAGCCGATCTTCGGTCCGGACAAAGCGTTAGAACGTAAAAACTACCCACCGGGTCAACATGGCGCATCAAAACGCCGTGGAAAGCAATCAGAGTATTCAACTCAGTTGCAAGAGAAACAAAAAGTAAAATACACTTACGGTGTATTAGAGCGTCAGTTCGAAAACTTATTTCACCGTGCATCTGCTAAAGAAGGCATCACAGGCGAAAACCTGTTGAAATTCTTGGAAGCACGTTTAGATAACGCTGTTTTCCGTTTAGGTATTGCTCCTACACGTTCAGCAGCACGCCAATTGGTTAACCACAAACACATCACTGTTAACGGTGCTGTTGTAAACATCGCTTCTTATGCATTAAAAGCTGGTGACGTGGTTGCAGTACGTGAAAAATCTAAATCATTAGAAGCTATCACTACTTCAGTTGCCGGAAGAAGAATCAACAAATACAGCTGGTTAGAGTGGGATGCGAATAACCTTACAGGTAAATTCCTTAACTATCCTAACCGCGATGAGATTCCTGAAAACATCAAGGAAAACCTGATCGTCGAGTTGTACTCAAAATAA